The segment ACCTATCCCACACCGAGTCTGCGATAGAGAGCGAGCGTCTCGAAAGTGTTTTGCCAAGCGACGCGTTCGGCCTGGCAAGTGTGTATTTAATTTTCAGTGTGGCCATCGTTGAGGAGTCGACCATTCTAATCAACGATAATAAACGGTCGCAGGGGCGGTCTCCTTGCGATGCACGCGTTTCGACGTCGCGCGCCAGTGTCGGTCGTTCGTTTCGCGTCGCCACACGGTTCATCGATTTCGATTTTCCTCGAACAGTACAGTAGTGCACGATTAAATGTACATCTGTTCAGAAGCCACCAGTTAAATTCTGGTGCTTTCCAAGAACTGACTCGAACACGCCTCGACGAAGCGAGAAAATCTCCAAAGAGAGACCGCGTTCGTTTCGTTTTCAGTGATCGTGTTACCTTTATATCTGCAGCGTCAGTGGATAGCCaagatttttccgattaaaacgagtccaaacacggggTAAATCGGACTAATTATACCTATTGAATATGGAGCAATCGACATCTCAATTAAGGTAAAAATAGTCTGATCTgcctcgtgtttggactcgttttaaccgGAAGAATCTCGGTCGTCCATCGGTGTTGCAATTATAAAGGTAATACGATTACtgagaataaaattttgtttacttttCCCCCAGTCGTGTCATTGCATGCTCTATCCTTGTCTACTGAGGTAGCTTCATCGAGCTGAAGCACCTATTGAAAGTGTGGGGCGGCTAACGCATgcaaatttaaccgtgcactactGTGTTTCGTCACCGGAAACGCGCGAAATCCTGCTGTAGATGTAGACCGTTCAAAAATCCATGGCCACaggttcgcgcgcgcgcgcacgattTGCATGAGGAAAAAGATAAACGTCAGCTTCGCTCGCGCGTACAAGTTCGCGTGAGAGCATATCTGTACATAAATACATGCGATCCTGGTTGTAAATAGAATACAGGAACTGCCGGTGTCGACGGTACAAGCTCGTCGCAAAAAATCATTCTGTATTCCCGTTGTTTCGACGACGAATCCCGCAAACGGGCATGGAAACTCCGAATTTGCTCGCCGAGGCGACTCATTGCTGCATGATACACGCCGTACAGCACCGCGACCTTCGAGGTACCACTTCAGATCAATAACAATCTCTCCTCGAGCGTGTTCGTCAATGGCGAAACGCGATTTTTCTCCCGTTCTCTCTTCGCTGCCCGAATGCTTGTACGTTTGCTCTTTTATTCTGTACCGAACCCTACTTGCTCTTCTGTGTACCCCCactgttctctctctctgttctttGCGTACCATGTTTATACGTTTCATCACTGGTTATCTTGTTTAGCATGCCACTGTACATACCAGTATCAGTTTTGGATGAGCGTACACGCGTTCTTCCTTCTTCATCTCGTACTCCCATTGTTACGTGCCCCATTATTTCGCGGAAAGACGCGGGTTAGAGCTCCGTTCGAGGTTCAAGTCGTACCAAATATTTCTCGTCAGACCGCTTTCAACTAAAATAAGAAACTTCTTGAagtctataaaaatatttacatctCGTTAAATATCCCGCGTACCATAATTGCTTATAATCCACGCACCGAGAGCCAACTGTAGGCATTATTTCGTGGAACGACGTGGGTCAGAGCTGCTCGAGGTTTCGAATTTTATGCTCCTACATATTCTCTTCAGGTCGCTTTTAAGCGAAACAAGAAACTTCTAGATGTGTGTCGAAAATATTTACATGTTGGTAAAAATCCCAACCATAATTGCGCACATGACCCCTGACGGCGGAAAAAAAGTCGTCGGTCGATGGAACAGCGACGTTGGCATAGATTTGTTGATTATTATATCGCAAATGGTTCGTGTAAACACAACCGGAGACTCGTCGCGCCGCGGCCACATTCGTTCAGCTGCGTGAGGCTAGAAATAATACTGCGACGTTTCTATCTAGTGCAACGGAACGTATTATCGCGCTGCGCTCGGATTTAGTAACGAGTTAAGGATAACGGCGCAGGAATCTCGCCGACACGATGATAATTGTGCCGTGTCGGAGGGCGTGCATAGGTGTGTTTGTTCCCTAACACTTCGGCCGGTGCCGTCGAGCCGTTGGAACCGGTATATCGGTACAAAAGCAATTCTGGAAAGGATCGACAACGCGCGCGAATGATTGACGATTTACGCGAATCGATTTTCGGAAGAAAcacgttcctttttttttttttggaatcgCCCGCCTGTCCCCCGTCGCGGTAAAAGTACTCGAAACAGAGAGGAGAAGTATTTTCATAAAGCTCCCTCGGGCTTCTGAGTTAGGTAAGTCAGTTTCACTTTCAGTCGATGTCTTTATCATCTCTTAATGATACTTGGTAATCGTTTTTATCGCACGCTTGGAGTTGAAATGAAGCGAACATTGCGATCAGTAGATTGCGGGCTTTGATGTATTTGCGATAAAAAGACTCGATGAAATACGAAACTGTGAAAACATTTGAGGAATCTTAATGCATTACAAAGTAATGGGTTAGAGTTCGGAAGGATTACATTCTCCTCGGTTTAATTTCGATTGAAAGTGAGATTGTTTAGCGAGTCACCGAGGATTCTAGCGGAGTATCGAGTACTTTCGCCGTGACGTCGGCACTCGGAGTGACTGCGACGATACTAATTCATTGTTTGCGTATTTAGGGACTGTCCCGGGGTTGGTACGTCTTCCGGACCGAACGGTAAGGAAGTCTCGTATCACGGGAACGTAGGCGGATCCAGCGTGGGGTACAAACCGCCCCCTCAGCACAGTCCTCAATCAAGAGGTCCTCCGGCCCACTTCGCACAGGAGTCCGTGGGCCCGCCAGCAAACTCTCCTCCCCTGCATATTAACATCTGCGGCCAAGTAAGCATCCCCGGAAACCGGCAAGACAAAGCGAGAACACATACCACTCACACATGCACGCACAACATCCTCCTCTCCCCGTTCCGTGATTCCTCGTTCGgtattttctaaaaaatgtaTGCACTCGCAGGAGAACACGATGCGTGATCCATTATTGAACATGAGTCCGGGACTTGGAGCCAGCGGCGTCGATATGGAGTACCGTAGGAGTTCTcaaggtatatatatatacatacacattcaCACAAACGCACACCGAGTTTCGAAACAGTCAATCGATCTCTCGGCCCAACCGTGCGTGTCTCTTCGTTACGATTCTTTAACCAACGGCATGTGTTTCAGCCACCAATCAGCTACCTTTGAGTCCTGTACAAATCCAGCCGTCGCCGCCATATTACAGACAGCCTAGTCAAGACGACGGCAGAAAGGTAAATCATCTTCCCAGAGACTGTCTGGTGAAGTCTGGCAAAGCTcgatcgaacgaagacaactcGGCGAGGCGGCAGTGCGCGTCCATTGCTAACCACCCGAGAAATggaacttcaactctgtcgcactcgagcggtTGCTATCGTTCGTCCACGAGAAGGAGGCATAGAGAAAACTTGTTGGTATCTATGCCCTACTAAATACCTGATATCCCTACCTTACATAGGGAACCTAGCGTTGGGGTCTCGGTGATGCCCGTTGCTTCTCGTGGACGAACAATACATTTGTTTAGCTTCACCGACTCGACTCGCCGCACAGCGAGCCGTTTGAACGTATGAATAACGTATAATTAACAGAGTCACGAATTTTGTCGAGCACTTTGCGATTCTGGCCCACCGTGTGCAAAGTCAAgcgacatgtaatgaaaacaaCGTTGTTCGATTTCAGAGCGAGTCTCCATCCAGAAAACGTCGTCGGATATCTCGCAACGGTGCCGTGTCCGAGATAGAGGTCCGTGAAACAACGCCTCCGTCGCCTACACCCCCGCTGCATACGACCCTGCCATCCATACCCTCTTTACCGTCCCTGCCGACTCCTCCGCCGCCATGGGAATACTCATCGGCGCCTCAGCGACGATCGCCCCGCAATCACATGTCGACCCGCGGCAGCCCAACCATCAGGAATCGTTATCAGCGATACACTGACTCTTTCGGTCTCTCCCATCCGTTGCTGCCCAGTCACAATCCTCATCTGACCATTCACAACTCGCACCACGGGATCCACGGCTCCCATCACAACATTCACAACTCGCCACACAATCTGCACAACTCCCACTATAATATGCATAATGCGCATCAGACGCATCCCCATCACCCGGCCGGGACGGGACACCATCCTGCGCAAGGGGCGGACGGCCCTGTGGTCGTCGACGTCGGCCAGGTCGGCGTAACCGGCTTGGGGGTTGCCGTGAGCGGGGAACCCCTCTGGCATCCTCAAGCGACAGGTTACAGAATTCCTTGCCAGCTGCACGGCATATACACGCCGAACGGGGCGCACGCGTTTGCGCACTCGTGTCAGGTAAGCATCCCTGGCCTCTGCCACGGATCGAGCTCTGGTCACGTAAACCGTTACGAGTCGATATTTCTTAAATGCGAGGCCCGATCGGCTATCTCCCGCCGAGAACCACCACCAACAACGTCTCCAAACCTCTCAGGAGCTTTGTTCCTCTATTATTCTTTATCTACTCAGCGATCTCTAATTTTAATCTGTAGAGGGTCACTACAGTGGCCAGGGACAATGTTGGTTGTATATACAGGCTGTTTCCTAAATGCATATCAATACTTCAAGGAGTAAATCTATTTACTATAACAAGTAAAAAGTGTTGTATGGCGATATGATCACCCACTGTACGTAGCAGTCAGCTATAAAGAGTTCGCATGCGTGCAGAGTATTTAATTTTCTATTCGCACAAGAAACATCGATTCGCAACAGTTTGTGACTCATCCTCGTGGCGAAACGAGGAAAGTTCCCGTTGATTCAGTGTTTCGTTCGAGATACACGGCAATGTTTAAACGTTTTTAGGTCACCCATCACCCCGGCCATTACTCTACGCCTCATCCGAACCACCCAGCCCATAGTCTGGTCGGTACGATAGTCGGCGCACCATCCAGAGGATATCCAACGCCGGCTGGAGGTCCTGTCGCAGCCCTCCATCATGTTCACGCGCCTCCGCCACCGCCTCACTATGCTGCGCACCACCAGCTCTCACAACAGGTATCATCATTCTCCCTGTTCAACTATTAGAGCGTTCCTTTCCGATATAAACTATGCTGGACCTCACGGTTCAGCTTTTAGGGGTGAAACGTTGAGCCTCCCGATCCGCGACTTCCTAGTTGTTACCGTGAGCCTGGAATTTAGGTGTTTACTTACAATTTCTTGTTTGTTACAGCGGGAAGTTGAATTAGAGTTAATAGAATCCCATCACCCTCACCGAGTCGGAGCCGCCGCGGGTGCTCCGTTACCATTACCGCATTCGTATTCACCGCCGGCTCTCACTCAAGTCACGACACCTCCACCCATATTCGTGTCGGAAACCAGGAACAGTCAATTGGAAATGATTCAGACGAGACCTCGTCATTTGGCCGATCGCAACATATTCGCGCTGAGACGATTGAGGTCGCACAGATGGAGAAGCGCACCACCTGGATCGGTGCCCATCCCAGGATTCTTGCTGCACCTCTTGTAAGCATTGCCTGCACAGCCAAGATCTTTCTCTCGCGTCTCAATCGATCGAAACTGAACCGCGAGAATCaacggaaaaattttcgtaaTTTCGCAGGGCGATGTTGAGAAACCCGCCACCGTTATCACCGTACAGCCAGGCGGAGCTGTCCTCGCTGTCCGTCTCGGATTCAGCGACCGAGAATTACGAGGCTCTGCTGTCCTTAGCGGAGAGGCTAGGGGAGGCGAAACCCAGGGGTATGACTCGGGCCGAAGTCGAGCAACTGCCCTCCTACAAGTTCAACGCGGAGACGCACCAGGGCGACCAGACCAACTGTGTGGTCTGCATGTGCGACTTCGAAGCCTCGCAGTCCCTTCGCGTTCTGCCCTGCTCTCACGAGTTCCACTCCAAGTGCATCGACAAGTGGCTCAGAGTAAGTCATCGCATCCTTGTTGCGAACAACGCCTTTAGATAAGTCCTCGATATTACCTGCACTTAGTTCTGATTAAACTAGAATTGAAACATGGGGACCGTGACAATGCAGatatattttcttttgcataaagatccgcagactaatCGCGCCCATGTTTCTCGCGTTTATCGAGACAGTACGGTGCAAGGTTAGGGTGTAATACGCAGCCCCTCGTTGGTTGTTACCGATGGGAGTTAACCGAGTGTTTTTTAACTCGTTTGTTGCAGTCGAACCGAACCTGTCCAATATGTCGTGGAGACGCCGGCGAGTATTTCGGCAATAGTGGGACCGGTAGCGACTGACGCCAGCCTGCTCAAGTGCACTAGCGCCAACTGTCGCGGGTCTCAGGGACGCTACTTCGCACAGAGCATCCAGCCGTCACGTTGCTGGTTTGTGCAAATTTCTGTTGATACGCATTTGCGCGCCTTTTCTCTTAGCCGAGCTGGCCCCGACGCGTAGAAGAAAAATCGAGAAAGAGTGAGCGAAAGAGaggtagatagagagagagggagggagagtgaaaaagagagagggacCCCCGGTCGTCGTCACGCGATGATCATCATCCTGCCTCGTCACGTCCATAGAACGGACCGCGACTTCCGGAGAGGAATTTCGGTGACAAAGGCGCATTGGGacacagaaagaaagaaagagaaagagcaggagagagagtgagagagagagagagaaagagagagagagagagagagtggaagcGAGTAGAGTGTGAAAGAAAGGGGAGCAAggtgaaaagaaatattaagaGAAAGTAAATTCAGGGTACGAGATGTATGTGTCGGTGCCGAGAAAAGGACCCATTACGACGAAGGTACACGATTTTAATTACAGCATGCGAACGAGAACGAAAAGATTCGTGTAAGGCGAATAACGTCGCTGCGTCTATTCCATTGTGTTTTCCACGGGTGAAGATCGAGGTGTCGGAGGGGAAGGACGGGAAGCGAACAGCTCTATGATCGTTTTCAAAACtcgacaaaaattaaaaaaaaaaaatcaaagatCGAGCGTTTCGTTGGAAGGATAGTTCCAGTCTCCGGTTGCTTCTCGTCAGGCTTTCGTCCCGAGCTTCGTCCCCGTTTGTTCTTTCTTTACTCCGCCCCTGCGAGTTTTCGTTTCCTCGAAGCGCTTTCTTCGTGTACACGGAATCTGACCGCTCGTTTGCCGGTTTTCTTTTTTGTGTTTATAATCATACTCTCGGATAGTGTACAGAATCAATTAGGGCTCGTGTGTGTTTGCGCGCGAGACTATTGCCACTTTCCATTAACGTTCCATGTTTTTATTAGGattattattcatattattattattattataaacgattaatattattgtatagtTGTCTTTCAGtcttaaaaattgtacatattaacTTTTGCATATACACTCCTCCTATACGTAATTACGTGTGCGCATACAATCGATCGTAGGTGTAAtccgtttgtttctttttttttcctcgagGGGATTGAGAGGGAGGGATTTTGGGAGGGGGGGAGCACTTAACCAAATGTAGTCGCGTAtatttccgttttctttttatcGATTCCTTCTTTTGCGATCTGTACAGAATACATCCCGATCGTCGCGAACGGAATCGTGCACCGAAGGGCAGGGGGCTTGCGCAAATACTTTTGAAACGAAACGAGAATGTACCGCTTGTTTATGTTCTTCGTTCTTTTAGGTTTTGATTTCGTTTCCcgtttttcgtttcgtttcgtttcgtttcgttttgtcTCGTCCCTCGACCGAGAGAGACGTTCCCTTCGTTTCCACTCGCGGCGATCCACCGGTTTCTTCTGCGCTTCTAATCGTTTTTTCGGGTACGGGCCTGAGAGGGATTTGACGACGAGCGTTACTTAAGGATTCGATTACACATACACACACCCACACGCccacgcacacacatacacatactGACACAGGTACCCGTAGAGACCGTAGACTTCCGGTGAAAGAGTGACGAAAGTtgcgagagaacgagagagaaagaaagagataaaataGATTtaccgaaaagaaagaaaaggctCTTCGGCAATAGTTGTTACTACGCAAAACAAAATGGCTACGTAAAGAAGATACAAAACTGAATAATTACGTCGATACGTGCGACACCGCGTGGCCAGCACGATTTCAGTTTGGGGATCACGTTGCAGTCGATTTCGGGCCATTTTTGAGAGTCTCTCTGCTGTCCCTTTGACAAATTTACAACTTGGATACCGTCAGGTTGACCGTCCCAAGACAGTCGGACGATACCTTTTAACCTTAATCAAgtcaaaacataataataaattcACCCAGGAGACAGTAGGGAGTCTCTAAAAAATGGCACCCGTCCAGAATGGACCGTGAACCCGAACAGAAATTCGAGCTGGTTGACCAACGTGCACCTGTCGGCGGTAATAATGAACAAAAATAAAGagatgaaagaaagaaaagaagacgaaagaaagataAGAATACTGCTTCTGTTTCCTGCGTATCTACCTCTGATAGATGAAATGAAAcgattcatatttttttatacacacATCTCATAAACAATAAACGTACGTACGCTAAGAAAACCAAAAAAATggagagaaagggagggagacgagagagagaaaaagaaagtgatGGAGATGGGTGTGGAAGAAAGAAAAACCGACGGACAGAGAGACGAGTTTGACCGCGATTCGAGGATTTTCACTAATTAAATTTAACGATTAACGTTTAAGGATAAGTCGTGAGTTACGTGTttagaaggagagagagagagagagagagagtgtgtgtgtgtgtgtgtcccgTTGCCAGAGTTTATGGGGTCCGAGATCACTCGATCACTCGTGATCCATGATTCTGTCGAGCGAAACGTTCCCCGGGGGTTCTTCGCGTGAAGGCCTTCGACGTTTCGACGATTAGGTAGTTTTCCTTGGTAGTGCGAATTCGTTTTTGgtagtattaaattttttcgaaGGAAATTGTTCTTTGTTGAAGCTTTCTGTTTTTCCGGTTTTTTCCCCCGTTTTTCGTTCGCGCGGAGCATCGTTGTTCGGCTCGTTTCTAGTTGTAGAGAGAAGGAAGAAGAAAGGGTAACGCGCGCGGCGAGGTCACGGGACGTGTTGAATTCCCTCGCGGTTGtgtttttctcttcttttcggGCCGAAGAATCACGTGGTCCCTCGTACAGAGTGTGAGCGATCGAGGATCGCAGAATACGCGGACGGCTGGAAACGTAATCCGGAAAGGAAATGAGCGTGACACGCGTCCGGTCATGTTTGTATCTCCTTGACATATATCTATCCTTCCATTTCTTATTGCGTGCCTTTACTGTATCGACCGAGTACCGGGAAACGGAGAGTCCGAGCGAAAAAATGTCGATGGAGAAGATTCGCGTACGTCGCGAAACTGCCGCTTCGATGCTCGGAGGGATCGCCTACTTTGCAAAATTgccacttttttcaaaaatacttTCGAAACTTCGGTGACCCGCGAGTATTCAGGTACTTTGAGATTTTCTCCGCAACTCAGATATATTTAACCCTGCATTACTCACGCGTAGCGAGTAAGTTGAAGATAATTCTTATTCTCGTCGCTTAACAATTAATTACGTAGTCCACACATAGGCTAGAATATGTCTCACttttcaagaatttaaaaaatcagCAGCGTGGAACTCCACACGAGTACCAACTTCTATGCTTCTTGCAATGCAGGGTTAATATTCTGGAACCACAAAATGGTTCGAAAGACCGAGCAGTCATAAAATTGTTTAACGTTCTGAGAACCTCGGTGAAATCACTCTTAAGTGGACCTCCATGGTTCTGCGCATCCTTGAACTAATTTAATGGATGTAGGTAATTTAATGCAATCTTATAGCAAGCACCGTCCTTCTATAATGTTTGGCAATTCGATGAGGATCAACAGTGAATAAATTAAGTAAGCTCTATCGCACTTTTAAAGTTCACGTTAAAGGTCCACTTGAgggttggaagttccaacaggcCGAAAGATATTTCTCAAAGTTTCAACAAGCCTGAAAGGAAGAACTCAAAGATGCGCGATCTGAGAAATCAGAGAAAGAAATTCGAACAAGTTTCCCTGGTCCCTGTCGAGTATTCGGGCGGCTGAACAACCACTCGTGTCTCAAAATTGATCGTCGCGTGCGCGATATCACCAGTATCACCTGGAGCGCAGAAACAAAAAATTGCGCGTTTTTACCGTGTTCGACCCGCGCAACATACCACCGAGGATACCAGCTCCGAAACGCAGCAAATAACTATCCGACGAATTTCGAAAAGAAGCTAGCAACGAATACCGGAAGTGGTCGCTCGTTGTAAGCTCAAAGTTGAAAGAAATCTCGAAACatgaatttttctttattttctccgaGATCTCGGTTGCTCGTGTTTCGAACTGGTGCTTGAACTATACCCTCCTCCGAGGAGATACTCCAAGTAGAATaccataaaatattattaatgcAAAACATTACCAAGCAACACATTCACTGTCCCGTACGCAAGAATTTATAAACGACGacagctagactgcggatttcatggaTTTACAAAGGAAGAGTTTAACGATGTcgttacattatttttgacTTGCTAAAATCATCCGAAGAGGAGATGCATATTCATTTAACTTCTGTCTCGCGCGATTAgcttgtacgatttttattttgcataaagatccgcagtctaacggtACGCGAAACGCGTTGCAACGAATTTGGCGAATTCTTTGGACGGACGAGGGACCGTGAGCGTGTTCATTTACAGAGGCTGGATCGGTCTAATGATTTTCTTTCTGATCCCTCAGCATAATGTTTACGCCCGATTATTGTTGTTACCACCTAGCTTGGAGGATCTCGGGAGCGGAGAGGGTTTGGCACGGTGAACGCAAGCGGTCCCAACTGGTAAGCGAAACTCGTCCGTGCAACAACCGCATATACGTAAACAAAGTACTTCTGAGCAGCGCGGCACCGGCCCCGAAGCTGTGTTCGCGACGATCAGTTTCATTGGGAACCGGTTGCCAGCGAAGGGCTACCAAACTCTTCTGGGCTGTAACCATCCCACGAGCTTTTCTGTCTCTGTTTCCGTTACCGCGAACGCAGCCGACAGCGCCGGGTGACCCTAAAAGAatatcaaaaaaaaaagaaaagaaaaaagatgaagatAGAAAAAGAGAGATAGAAAGTGGAGAAAGAGAAAGTCGTGTACGTGTGCGTGTGCTTGCGAGAGGGGGTTAGGGGGTTGCAGAACGTCGGAGAGAAGTGTGTTGGTTTTTCCTAGATGCGTAAGAGAACACATATCACAAGTTTTCCCATTGTGTCCACGCGTCTCGCACGCTCGCCCTTTTTGTCGCATTTCGACCCGGGTCGAGGAGAAGAGGAAgacgaggagaaggaggaggaagaagaaaaaaaaagaagaagaagtaaacgaagaagaagatgaagaaaagAAGGAGAAGGCTCATTTTCTACTAGCTTAAGtctgcgtgcgtgtgcgtgagaggaagagagaaacacAGGTTTGTCGAAAGGGACGAGCGTTCGATCGGAGGGAGCTCTGACGCCGAAGAGATCAACAACCTAGTGCACGGGTCTCTGTGAACCCGGACCCGTGTTCCTCCGGGACGATTTTTCCTTATGCTTTTTTCACACCCAGAACGAAGAACGCGCGAAATTTCaatctcttcctcttcctcaggACTCCGGTGTCCCGGACGACGTGTCGGACACCGACACAACGAGCTATCAAAAATGTTTCTCAAATCGTTAATCGCGAAGGGGAAACGCGTTTTCCAGCATGTCGACCTTGCGAGTCATCTTTTCTCGGGTCTCCGACGTCCGGCGTTGATCGAGGTTTGCGCATGTTCGAGATGTCCCTTTTCTGATGCGCGCCTGTCTACCCTCAGCAACGACCGCGGCGCTTCTCGATATCGTTCGACACCGTGCGACACTGTATGATAATGTATGAAACTGTACGATACTGTACAATAGCGTGTGACAGCGCGTGACAAAAATTTGACAACGTACGATAGAGTATGCCAGGATGTGACGCTGTACGATACCAAATGTTAGCCTGTGATAACGTTCGAAGGTTCACGGAGTCGGACGACGTAACGACTCTCTCTCTAACGAAGTCCCCGGCGATTTCGATTGCACGACAGCGATTAGAAAACACTGGGGACAACTCGCTAGTTACGTTGTTGCTGAATTACAGTAGCGTCGTTGCTGAGGGAACCCAGGGACTGTCGATGAGGAGTAACGAATCCGGAAACTTCGAAGCCGGGCCGCGAAAGACCCGAGACGCGTCTAAATCGAGGATGTAGGCTTTCGGCTCTGGTAACCTTGACCCGTCCAACGCTCCGTCCCTTGATACGCTTAGACTAAGGTAGCATAATTTACCCGTGACGTGTACCTTAAGCACACCCCGAAGCCTAGTGTACCAGTCGCAGCAGAAAACAAAACCGCGATCGGTTCTTGGAACGTCCCGATTTCTAacacgcatacacacacacacacacacatacggaCGAACAGCAGACAAACTGAAACCGAGACGAGCGAGAAGTCCACCCGCGTACGCTCGTGATCCGATCGTTTCAGTTTTCCTAGGCGGTGACGATGCTGTTGTCGTTGGACGTTATCGAGCTCGCTCCAGGAACCGATCCCCGAAAACAGTACCAAAAGTAATTGTTCCGATGTGTATGAGTTCGCGCGTGAGTTGCTTTTAGACGTAACCGAATAAGcccgtatacatatatacatataatttgtACATAGAGAACGAATGAAACATGTATCCGTTTGTATACACGGTGTACACGCAGCCGCCGCCGTACGTGCGTACGCATACGTGTACAGAAGAGACACGTATTCTAGACACACCGAAAACCACGTACAGAGCAGATGCAGAAGCACGTACAGACGCTAacggcgcggagagggaaacaCACGCACACATACGGAGACACACGGACACAATCGAGCTAATCGACCGAGAGACGCGAAAACACgtttgattttcgatcacttagGGTAGAAGGTAGTCTCGGCCCTGCAACTATAATATTGAACTTGCGCGTTAACTCGGCTCTCGCGGCGCGCCGTGGAGGCCGGCTGCGCGTTAAACTGATTTATGCATATCGAAGGCCGTGGACTGAAGTATTCATCTCGTAAAAGCATCCGCGGCCAACATGGACGAGAAAAGCCTTGCTGCAAATTCTTTTCCATGCTTCGCTTCTTCGTCCGCCGGTGCCAAAAAATTGTCGACGCTAAAGTCACTCGCAGACCGTTCgagtttcttcgaaataattttcttttgtcgGAAGTCACTTCGCGTTGTCGTTTCTATCAAAGATCACCGGTTCTAGAGTCAAGCTTTTGTCAGTCTTTCGGAAATTCTTCAACAAAATTCCGGTCAAAATTGAAACGAGTGTAACCGAGGACGTTTTTACCCCTTTGACCAATATCTCGCGGCTCAACTCTGGGGGACGCAATCATGTCTGTCCTGAACGGCCCTTCGTTTTCACTGCTCAACACCTTTTCTCAGGTAGCGGCCCCGCTCTGACCTAGCTTGCCAGCTCGACACCAGGCTTCTAGTTGT is part of the Halictus rubicundus isolate RS-2024b chromosome 10, iyHalRubi1_principal, whole genome shotgun sequence genome and harbors:
- the Mura gene encoding ring finger protein murashka isoform X1 translates to MNGPGSHQHRGLGMQGRYRAVITGGTQAGPHPRPPAPPHARGGWHPHSQHPQHAQIPQQYTGNKEYPYRQCPPPRFHNGDCPGVGTSSGPNGKEVSYHGNVGGSSVGYKPPPQHSPQSRGPPAHFAQESVGPPANSPPLHINICGQENTMRDPLLNMSPGLGASGVDMEYRRSSQATNQLPLSPVQIQPSPPYYRQPSQDDGRKSESPSRKRRRISRNGAVSEIEVRETTPPSPTPPLHTTLPSIPSLPSLPTPPPPWEYSSAPQRRSPRNHMSTRGSPTIRNRYQRYTDSFGLSHPLLPSHNPHLTIHNSHHGIHGSHHNIHNSPHNLHNSHYNMHNAHQTHPHHPAGTGHHPAQGADGPVVVDVGQVGVTGLGVAVSGEPLWHPQATGYRIPCQLHGIYTPNGAHAFAHSCQVTHHPGHYSTPHPNHPAHSLVGTIVGAPSRGYPTPAGGPVAALHHVHAPPPPPHYAAHHQLSQQREVELELIESHHPHRVGAAAGAPLPLPHSYSPPALTQVTTPPPIFVSETRNSQLEMIQTRPRHLADRNIFALRRLRSHRWRSAPPGSVPIPGFLLHLLAMLRNPPPLSPYSQAELSSLSVSDSATENYEALLSLAERLGEAKPRGMTRAEVEQLPSYKFNAETHQGDQTNCVVCMCDFEASQSLRVLPCSHEFHSKCIDKWLRSNRTCPICRGDAGEYFGNSGTGSD
- the Mura gene encoding ring finger protein murashka isoform X2, which produces MTATRECYPIRDCPGVGTSSGPNGKEVSYHGNVGGSSVGYKPPPQHSPQSRGPPAHFAQESVGPPANSPPLHINICGQENTMRDPLLNMSPGLGASGVDMEYRRSSQATNQLPLSPVQIQPSPPYYRQPSQDDGRKSESPSRKRRRISRNGAVSEIEVRETTPPSPTPPLHTTLPSIPSLPSLPTPPPPWEYSSAPQRRSPRNHMSTRGSPTIRNRYQRYTDSFGLSHPLLPSHNPHLTIHNSHHGIHGSHHNIHNSPHNLHNSHYNMHNAHQTHPHHPAGTGHHPAQGADGPVVVDVGQVGVTGLGVAVSGEPLWHPQATGYRIPCQLHGIYTPNGAHAFAHSCQVTHHPGHYSTPHPNHPAHSLVGTIVGAPSRGYPTPAGGPVAALHHVHAPPPPPHYAAHHQLSQQREVELELIESHHPHRVGAAAGAPLPLPHSYSPPALTQVTTPPPIFVSETRNSQLEMIQTRPRHLADRNIFALRRLRSHRWRSAPPGSVPIPGFLLHLLAMLRNPPPLSPYSQAELSSLSVSDSATENYEALLSLAERLGEAKPRGMTRAEVEQLPSYKFNAETHQGDQTNCVVCMCDFEASQSLRVLPCSHEFHSKCIDKWLRSNRTCPICRGDAGEYFGNSGTGSD